AATGCGAATTGCATCACCTAGCACATGGCAACAGAGATAAAATCCACTTATATTGGAGTCACGGAGAGAAATTGCTCTATCCACAAAATCCATGAACATGGTTCTATTGGCTTTATATTCATCCAATCCCAGAGGGGCTTTATTTTCAGCGAAATCGAGCTCAGGAATGGAAGTCCAGAGATATTCCCATCTTTTTGATAGAACACTTGTTCTTACAGATTCTTTCATTGGAAGGAAAGAGAGGATGTGTTGGAGAACCGCCTCAGGTAATTCGCATAAGCTTTTTTTACACTCAACCACATCTTGCCCTTCACCAGTTTTATGCCTTTTAAATTCATTTATTACACCCATTTTCAGATGATCTCCACTAGCATGTAGAATTTacctataaaaaaaagaagcattgcCCTTAGGTCTGAATGGATATATGCATAggttaattaaaaacataatttcaatgataaaaatttaactaGCAGAGGAGACATTTCGCACCAACACAATATAAGAACTTCAAGCAAGTGATGATTTCCACATTGAATTTAATTTCTTGGGGTATCATATATGGTCCTAAGAGAACAGAGAATGAAATGCATTTCTAACAACACCTATAATTTATCAAACATCACTCATGCCTacataatttttgtgtaaagaacTCCCATTTATTGTAATGGAAGTTGAAAAGTTAAGAAgtaaagcaaaaaaaagaaagaatttggATCCATCTTGCCTATGTGGTTTTGAAGCATACCAACAGCAACTAAGCATATTGAATAATTAAAGTTCTGCCATCTCAAATCTACTGGGAGGTGCTTTGCCAAGAAAGTGGAAAGATGGGAGAGACTAGGGTCTAGGAAAGGAAACAATGCACATTAGGAGAAGCCTGTTTCTGCGAAAACTAGAAAATGTGTGGACACTAAAAAATTCTTACAAATGATGTTTTAAAGCCCGGACAGGGTAAACAATCCCAAAAGGTAAGTTTTTCGGCTCACCCCTAGAGCTAATGTGATGCACAAATTAATCTCCTTAATCCTTATAGCTAAAAAACATCAAGAAAGCATGAATTCTAAGGATAACGTCAAAAGAATCGTGAGGATATATAATCCTGCAAGCACAAAAAACAGCATAATGCATACTGTTAGGGTTTAGTTAATCTGTCTGTGTGCAAGTATCACTATCACAGATTCACAGTCACAGAAGTTCTCAAGATTCATTTTTTCGTATAAATATAACAAATAATCTCTAACCAAGTCATCTAGTCAGTTTACACGGAATACTCAAAACACACTAATCAAAACTTGTAAATTTGCAAACTTCTCTTCCAAATGACCACTAAAAATCCGCGTGATTATGCATATACAAAAGAAATGCAGTTTGTAACCTCAAGCATGCACAGGTCAAAACGATCGGAACTGGAGAGACAGATGGAAGGGCGAACCTCTCATATGCCGTCGGCGAAGTGACGGGAGACTTCTTTTTTTAAGCACATTTGAAAAGGAGGAGGaacggggggggggggggggaagacAACGGAAACGAAGCTGAAATCGGGCCGAAGCCCACTACAAGCCCAGCATGTGGAGGTGGATCATGCCGCTACGGAGGCCCATTGAACAAGGGGACCCACTCCGAATCCGAATAGGGAAAGGGAACTGTATTTTTTTCCTACGAATGTCGACATTGGGCCATTCGGCCCACTCCGAATCCAAATAGGAAATACCCACTTTCGTAAGTCCTATAAATTAAGAGAGAGACCTTGGTTTCCCACAATTCTGACTGCTTTCCCATCGTTGTTTCAGAGGCAAGAGAGATTCGGTATTCGATAAATTTCTTCACATGGCTTCTTCGAAGAAAATTACTCTAATCAGTTCCGACGGTGAGCGATTTGAGGTGGAAGAGGCGGTGGCTCTGAAATCTCAAACTGTGAAGCACATGATCGAGGACGAGTGTGGCGACAACGGCATCCCTACACCCAACGTGACGAGCACGATTCTTGCGAAAGTAATCGAGTATTGCAAGAAGCACGTCGATTCGTCGTCGTCCGAGGATGAAGGTCTGAAAAACTGGGACGCGGAGTTCGCAAAAGTGGACCTAGCTACACTTATTGATCTGATTTGGGCTGCAAATTACTTGAACATCAAGGGACTGCTGGACTTGACCTGCCAAACTGTGGCGAACATGATGAAGGAACGGTCTCCGGAGGAGATGAGGAAGATTTTTCACATCAAGAATGATTATACTcctgaagaagaggaagaggttcGCCGTGAGATCAGTTGGGCATTCAGTGATTGAattgttttcagttttttttaggAACAATATTATATGATTCATGTTTTTAACATTGGCAATGCAAACTGACATGTTCAGAAGTTAATTCAAATTTTCTCTCggtttatttgtttattcaCTTGACCACTAACAGCTGATTAAGTTTTTGGCTTTCATTATTAGTGAGAGACTCTAATCAGGAATAATCTCTTTCACATCCGGTTGATATGATTAACACCCGAGTTCTTAGAGTGATGATAATGATATGTATTACTTTTGTGATCGGGATTTGAATCCCTTTGcccgttaaaaaaaattatgttataaTTTGATCATTCACCGTGAAATTGTGTCAATTTAATCATCTGATGATCCGATCAATTTCGGTTTCGTATGGAAAATCATATCGATATCACTAACGTGAGGTTTCAATTTTATTGGGCCTCTACTTATTTGGGTTGGCCCAATTTTAATCATTAACATGAGTTCCTTATTTTGGAGCCCACACCGTTTGGTCGTCCCCGTTCATATCGACCGTCGGATTGAAGCGCATCGTAACATGCCTCCAATGAAAGCGAAGTACGGTTCACAGTTTCCTCTCACGAGGAAGCCACCCGCACCAAAATCACGCCAGTCTCCTTCTCCTAAGCACGCTCCGGTTTCAATTTTGAGCCCGAGAATTCGATGCTGGACACGGATCCTCATTCATTAGGGTTCGAAACCCTAATTTTGTTTAACTATTGGTCTCTCTGAATGGAATCTGGGAAAATCCTTGTTTCCCGAGAAAACCCTAGAAACTTCTCGTTCCCCAACACAGGCGCCACCTCAGCCATGCCCATTGAAGTCCCTCTGAAACCGACGCAGTCGACGCCGATACTTGACCGGTTCAGGGCTCTCCACAAGCAGCGCGGCAATGACGCCTTGTTCTCGAGCCAGGACGATGGGGTGCCGCCTCCGAGCATGGAGGAGATAGTGCAACTCTACGAGTTAGTGCTTGGCGAGCTTACTTTCAATTCAAAACCGATAATTACCGATTTGACTATTATAGCCGGTGAGCAGCGGGAGCATGGGGAGGGCATTGCGGATGCCATTTGTGCCCGGATTATCGAGGTACTGCTTAGGCCTTGTTGCTTATTGTTTCGATTTTGTTTGATGGGGAAAGGAGGATTCTATGTCTCTTGGATTTCAAAGTTTCTTGAATCCTAATGAaatcccccccccccttttttttaaaggttTCAACAGAGAATGAAAAATCATCATTGTTAATTAACATGCTAGATTTTCTCAAACGTGGGCCTCAAATAACAAATGCCCACTGAATTTGTAACTTGATTAGCAACACTAGAAGAGACCGAAATTTGACGGTATCCTTTTTGAGCTGTAGTGGTTATAGTTATACAGTGTTTCATTGATAATAATACTTTTCTTTTGCAGGCTCCAGTTGATCAAAAGCTTCCTTCCTTATATCTTTTAGACAGTATTGTCAAGAACATTGGCCGAGAATATGTTAGGTACTTCTCTTCCCATTTACCTGAGGTGAGTGAATTCGACATTATGCCTGGTTGTggtaatttatcattattttcttgtgatttttgACATAGTTGCCATCATTTTGTTTTGCTAGGTTTTTTGTGAGGCATACAGGCAAGTTCATCCTAACCTGCATCCTTCAATGCGCCACCTTTTTGGCACGTGGTCAAAAGTGTTTCCACCTTCAGTACTTCGCAAGATTGAGACCCAACTGCAGTTTTCTTCATCAGTCAATAATCAGTCCTCGGGGTTGACTCCATTGAGGTCTTTTGAGTCCCCTCGGCCAACCCATGGCATACATGTTAATCCTAAGTACCTACGGCAGTTGGACCATTCAGCTGCAGATACTGTAAGATTTCTAACAATCTGTCTTTCTTTTACGTTTCTCCCAGAAATCCATGGTTATGCTGCTTCTTAAATTTGAATCCTTGTAGGTGAAAATTCATGTTTTGGATTTCCTAAGGGGGGACTTCCTTTATAATTTGTTAGGGTCCATCTAATTACTGTTCGCGTACGTTTATTTTGTAAGAAAGTGGTCTAGTTAAATTTGTAAACTCAACCTCTTTGTTTATGATGCTTTGGTCCAGATATTCAGGCTTCCTCTTGCTATAGCAACAAACAATTAGTATTCGTTCTGCCGTTCTGGGAATGCAAAGGCAAAATGTATTCTGAAACAAAAGGATATAGCAGTTTTGTCTCTGAATGGGCCTATGGTGTTTTGATTGAAGTGCATGTGTATGTTTATGTGTGTGCATTTGGAGATTAATATTAACATGAAAATTAATGTAGATGTCTTTACTGTCAGTGAACTTGCATTTTTGAGATGTAGGAAATGAGGAAGACATCCATCTAATATCTTACGTGGTCATAGTCTAAAGCGAGTTTCTTTATTGCTCAGAGCCTTAGATTAAAAGTACATTATTAGTAAGTTTGCTTGCCTATTTAGAAAAAGGTAAATAACATGCTATTACATTTTGCTTGATAGAGCTGCTGTTAGCCTGTGAATGCACTTCCTGTTTCAATTACTTTGTCCCTTAGATGCCATATACAAATCTGTCTATATAAATGCTATATTGAAATTTGGGCATTAGTTAAGCTCACTGAGTTTGATTAGTCTGTTTGTAGATCCTTATACAAGGTTTGAAATGGACCACCATTTTCATGAAAATCTTTGATAAGAAATAATGGAAATAACACTTCAGAAAGCCTTGAATGATGATAAATCAGATTCATCATAAGTTTCCTTTGCAtcttattaaaaattattttcacttGAAGTACATATGCAGTATTTGTTCtggattatttatttttttcctgctgactcatgagtcatgacctGTTTTTGTTCTCAATATACTATTTTTATGGTGGTCTAGAAAAAGGGAGTTATCAACTTTATCTTTATGCTGGAAGTTTTATGACTTTAGTATTTCTGTATCTGATTAGAAAAGCAGCTAAAATGATGTATCCTATATTTTCCAGATGATGGTGTATTGAATATATTCACCAGTTGATAATTAGGTCGTGTGTTTATAATCATGTATGCGAACTGGGTAGACAATGCTGACATAAGATACTGAAATGGTAATGCAGAGCAGCATTCAACGTGCAAGAGGCGCTTCGTTGACTTTGAACATGTATAATCAGAAGCCTTCCATTGGAGATGATGAGTGCGATTCTGATCATGCAGGACACATAACTACACAGGTTGGAGCCCAAAGATTGAAATCAACTGGAAGTTTGGGTCTTACTGATGTTAATAAAATGCGTCTGTCGTCGACATCGAGGCTTTCCAGGCCTTTGTCGCCTTCAAGAATTGGAGCTGACGTGCCTTTATCTTTAGAAGCTGATGAATATTCAGTAGATAATTCTCCTCGAAGGTTTATTGAGGTAGCCTCTCCTTCTAATCGAGCAGCAATTAATTATGGGTTTGGCAAAGGAATTGGGGGAGATGAGGAGACAAAtgaatggcaaagaagacacTATACTGATGGAGGCCGTTACCCAGCGGGAGCTTCTTTCAGGTACAGCCTTAGCAATGGAAAAGATCATCCAGGACCTAGAGCTTTGATCGATGCATATGGGACTGACAGGGGAAAAGGTACCTCAAACAGTCTGGAGGCGGAGGGCGATAAGGTGGGTTCAAGATCATGGCAACATACTGAGGAAGAGGAATTTGACTGGGAGGATATGAGCCCTACTTTAACAGGTCGTGGTAGGAGTAATGATTTCTTGCGTTCATCTGTTCCAACTTTAGGAGGTGTGGGGGCTAGACCTGGCTTTGGGAAGTTGGGTGCTAGTGCTGCTCCATTGGAATCTCGTATTAGGAACGACCGGTCTGGTCAGTTGCAGCAACGTATATTGCATGGTTCTTCTAATGTCACTGAGGATGCCGTTCCCAATGTAAGTGTGTGTTTCCACATTTTGTTCATTCTATCCTTTTCGCGTATGCATGCTAAGCATTTTTTCAGGGGCTGACATTATGCTATTTTGTGCAACAGTTTTACTTAACTATAGGAGTCATTATCTATCCTGTATATGTTGTTAATTTCACGATGTTTAACTTTTAGTTGCCATAAGGATCGTTTTGTTTTATCTGTccattttattaatttctttttagGGTATAGATTGATTTCTTGCTTTTAAAAGTTTTCCTTATCTAACTGCAGGGTATTGTTGTGCATTTTACTCTTTTTGTTGAGTTCACTGTTTTTCATAACATTTATCATCATTAAGTTATGGTTTTAGGGTCAGTATCCTCTTCTTGGCCATGTTGAGATTTTATGTATGGTAACATTTGCTATTTTCCAACctattatgtgttttttttatacCTTTAAAGATATTTCATTTGATATTTATATAGTTGATTAACTGATCAAACTTTCAAGAGTGAGATTACTGTAGTTTGTGTTTTTCGAgggtttatactttatattcAAGGACTGGCTTTGAGAGAATGATATATATCATTCAGCAAACAAAACCAGTCTTGTATGCATTTAATTTACAATAGTTCTTTATTTAAAGGAGAGAATGAAATTAACTTCCAGCATTGATATTGCATTGTTGTTGTCATGTGTTTCCTGCAGTCCGCTCGTGGATTACCAGATAAGATAAATAGATTCCCAAGTGAGCCTAACAGGGTTAGCGGTGCTCGCTATTCTCAAGAAGCCTGGAATTTTCCTCACCACTTTTCTCAGTCATCACACCACCTTAATGCCAAAGGAAGGGTAAGAGATTTGTAGATGCCTTTTTCAGCAAACGGTATATCTTCTTCAGGTGGTGAATATTTTGCTTCTCTTTTTGACAAGGTTCCAGATGCTGACACACAACATGTCAGGCCTTCAGTTGTGGCATCAGGAATGGGTTCTTCTCATCATGATTCTCTAACTGTTGGCAGCCAGTCAGTCGTACCATCATCAACAGGAGCGTGGCCTCCTGTTAATGTACATAACTTTCATCCGCCTCGTTCCCCCACTATTCCTCCCATGCAGACACATATTGATTATACAAATTCTGGTAATACTGTGATGAATCAAGGCTTAAACAAATCATTGTTTAGGCCTGAGCAGCAGTATAATGGTTTTGGAAGCAAAGGGATGAGCTCGACAAAGCCACCTTCATTGATTGATCAACATGCTTCTATGAACCTGCAAAACCAGGCACAAGAAGGTGCTCCTTTACAGCCACAATTTATTGCATCCCGGGAGGCTCGAGAAAATTTTCCCTCTGTTTCACCATCAGCTCCACGATTCTCATCGGCACCACCTTTATATCGTGGATACAACCTACAGGGGCATAATGCTGCCATAAGTATGGTGCCAACAAATCCAATACCCACAGTGCAGCTTCCTTTAGTAGCACACAACATTCCTAACAGCTCCTTTTACCCACAATGGAGAGGAGTCCCTCCCCTGCCTTCACGTCCCCCTCCTTCTTCTCAAATGATAACCAACCTACAAGTTACTGGTTCAATTGCCTCTAATCAGCTTCCGGGTAGTGCATATTCTGGTCTTATTAGTACATTGATGGCTCAAGGTTTAATCTCATTGACAGGACAAAACCCTGTACaggtaatttttttaatgtcatctccttgtaatatttttttaatacacCTTTTGTGATCTTGAGTTTTGCCTTAACCTAGAAATTAATATATAGGAGCCAGTGGGACTTGAATTTAATGCTGACCTTCTCAAAGTGCGTTATGAGTCCGCTATAAATGCTTTATACGGTGATCTTCCTAGGCAGTGCACAACATGTGGCCTTCGGTTTAGGTGTCAAGAACAACACAGTAGCCATATGGATTGGCATGTGACTAAGAACCGAAATTCTAAGAACCGTAAGCAGAAACCTTCTCGTAAGTGGTTTGTCAGTACAAGTATGTGGCTCAGCGGTGCAGAGGCACTCGGAACTGAAGCAGTTCCTGGGTTTTTGCCAACCCAGACTGTTGAGGAAAAGAAGGATGATGAAGAATTAGCCGTGCCAGCTGATGAAGATCACAATTTATGTGCGCTGTGTGGAGAACCATTTGAGGAATTTTACAGTGATGAGACTGAGGAATGGATGTATAAAGGGGCTGTCTACTTGAATGCACCGAATGGCTCAACATCTAGTGTTGATGGGTCTCAGGCCGGTCCTATAGTTCATGCTAAGTGTAGGCCAGATTCTAGTATAGTTCCCCCTGAAGATTTTGGACATGATGACGGGGTATGTGTTCCTTTATTATCATGTTTATTATCtagtttgattctttgtgttCATGTGGTGTTATTCTCATGTTGGAATTGCCATTTATTTTATGTAGTTACTCTTGTCTACTTGATTTGTCCTTCTGGATAAAAATATAATCTGTCAATGATCATTCATTGTCGGTGCACCGTGCATGTGAACTATTAGTTTCAGTTTTGTTTACTTTAGCTCGGAGAGACCtagaaattaagaaaaggaGGGATGCGTCTTTCCTGTTCAGTGATGAACATGAACTTTGATATTTCTCTCCAAAGAACCCAACTTCTGTCTTGTGGCTGATGTTCTTGTGATGAAGTGCTCCTGCCATCATCTTACTGAACTTTCTTTTGAAATATCAAATTGCCTGAATAAGTTTAAATTCAAATATAGATGAACATGACATTTTATGGATGTGAATGTAATGATTGGATTAACAGTAGCATCATTGGTCTGTGAAAACTGCCGTATTGAAGATGCAACTTTGATGGATAGTTCATTCAAGTGTGAGGTTATTTAAGGCAAAGTGGAGTCTCCTAACTTCTATAATTTAGGGAGCATTACAAATAATGTAGAGCAATTTGTTGATATTAATTATCATTTATGTGTTATCTTATGAatgttgataatttttttttatttaaatcatTTCTTTCATCCTTCTGATATGCAGGGAAATAATGAAGAGGGTAGTCAAAGGAAACGAATGCGCAGCTAACTTTATTAGATCAGCTCCTAAGTCTCTGTACCTTCATTTCAGTTTTCTTCATCTTAGTCTTATCATCTTCTCTATACTTGTTCTTACAGTAGCGTGGGCCTTGTATCTTGGTTCCTGCTAGattcatgtatatgtatagttgGACTTGTATCATTTATACCATCTTGCAGGGAAAGGCTACAATTGTTCTGAAAACGCCTCTTCAGAATTTGGTAACTGCTCGTTTTTTTTGCTGTCAAAACCTCCCGAGGGTATTTAAGTGCGGTTACTTGTCAAAATACATTTTATGGGAGTTGTATTACCTTTGTGATGGAATCCCTGAGACTGGAAGAACCCGGAGTATAGGATTATGATTTTCAGTCTGTTGGAGTTGATGCAAATATGGTTTTGTTGTTGGCTTTTGACATTCTGCAGGTGGATGCCCAGAGCTATAACCCATCAATAGCTGATACTTCATCTGCAATCTGTTGAAGGAGTAGAAGTATCATCATTGACTCTGGTGATCTGCCTGCCCCCCTTATCTCTTGCTTTCCAACAGACTGTTTAGTAAGGTCATTGTAATTAAGAAGTACTTCAGGTGAAGTAATGTTTCAGACTTTCAGCTCAGACATGTTTTTTGTCCAATGTTGCGGGATTTTAATAatgaaagagtttttttttcccttgtgattttatttgtttgatattCTTGAGCGGGACTTTTTGAAGGCTTATCAACAATGCTGGTTGTCCAGCTTTACATATTAACCAGAGTCAGAATCGTCTATCTAATTCTAAACTGGGTAGACGATTGCGTCTATGGTCCGATAATAGTCCAAACAGGCGGGGCTACTCCAACTCATCTCTATTTAAGGCCGAGACAGGCCTGGGCTCGTCTACTGAGCTTTTTTGTATGAGCTAAAGCTTCCAATTCCATGGTGTCTATGGTCCAATAATAGAACAGGCCGGGCTACCCCAACTCAGCTCTAGCCTCCATGTAAGGTCGAAAGTCTAAACAGGCCTGGGCTCGTCTAATGGGCCTTATGTAAGAGCTAAAGCTTCCATGGACTAAGGACGAAACAGGCCTGGGCTCGTCTTCTGGGCTTTATGTAAGAGCTAAAGCTTCCAATTCCATGGTTTTTtaagggtagctttagtcacactccGATGTTTTCTAAAGACATcccgtcaactgatttttacaagggatggtcaacttagattgtggtgtctttagaaaaaacagggttgtgactaaagttacctattttttaaatttgtataAGTCCATTAGTTTTTTAAAACTTAGCAAGAAACATTTTAAAGTAATGAGATATTTGAAAGATCTTGAAAGTCATGTAATAGGTTGAGCTAGGACTAGGGAAGACAAACAATATATTACAATGATAGTCAATTTTGGACAAAAAAGTTCATTAGTGTTTCTTAACAATGATATCAAATAAAGATTGTTTAGCTTGAATGTGAGTTGTAATCGTGGGATCACTCAATATATAATCCCTTAAGCTTTTTCCAATTTttatagagtttttttttctcgaaaataaaataaaaccatgCAAAGAACTATTcaatccaaagcatgaatattgAAACAGAAATTGACTAACTTTTGTCAATAAAGAGACCCAGAAAACAGTCAACAGTCCAAACTAAAAAGCACAAAGACCAGCAAAGTCAATGCCCGAACCTCCAAAGGCAAGGATCATGCAAGGTGCGTTCTTGACTTTCTCCCATCTCTGACCCTGTATTTGAAAAGCAAACCAccatatcttccttgccattcttcttcttcaccagTCATGCATTGTCAGTACACATGACGGTAAAAGAGTTTAGAATTGATTGCTTTTGCTACTTTACAATAGAGCAAGGTTTGAGTATATGTACAGAAAAGAACTACAACggtaacaaataaacaaatgattacaaataacaaatgattACAAATGATAGCTAGCGGCTCCATTGATAAATGATTACAAATGATAGCTAGCTGTTGTGAATAGGCTCCATTGTGTTTGACTTGGACTGAGAATGAGTATTCTCTTTACGCCTCCGCAAGATCAAGGATCCATCACGGATGCTGATCTTGAACCTGATAGCAGAGAAGCGTGATCGCGGAAGGGATTTCGTGAGAATATCTGCGAGTTGATTGTGAGTGTCAATGTGCTGCACAGAAATAGCTTTCTTGTTGACGAGATCACGTAGGAAATGTAGATCAATGGCTATATGTTTCATTCGGGAGTGCATGACAGGATTGAGACTGAGATGCGTGGCACCAAGGTTGTCACAGTAAAGAGCAGGCCGAGCAAGGATAGGAAGGTGCAATTCATGGAGAAGACTGGAAATCCAAAGAACTTCAGAAGCTGTAGAAGCAAGGGAGCGGTATTCCGCTTCAGTAGATGAGCGAGCAATTGCACGTTGTTTGCGAGAGCGCCAAGAGATGGGACTGTGACCGAGAAAAATTATATAAGAGGAGACAGATGAGCGATCGTCAGGGTTACCGGCCCAATCAGAGTCAGAGAATGCTCTGAGTTTCAGAGAGCAATCCAATGGGAGAAAAATTCCATGATGACAAGTGCCTTTGAGATATCGCAGCAAGCGTTTGAGAGTGAGCCAATGAGAAGTGGTAGGACGAGAGAGATATTGAGCGAGTCTGTTAATGGCGAAGCTTATATCGGGGCGTGTGAGAGACAGGTACTGAAGAGCGCCAACGAGCTGACGATAGAGGGATGCATCAGATATGGCAGAGCCAGAGAATTGTGAGAGACTGAAGTTTGAAGGTAAGGGTGTCGCAACAGGTTTAGAATCCAGCATAGTAGAACGGTGGAGAATATCATGAATATACTTCTGTTGACAGAGAAAGAGACCAGCAGTAGTGcgaacaacttcaataccaagaaaataagaGAGATCACCAAGCTCTTTGAGAGAGAATTTACCGGCGAGAGCTGCAGTAATTCTGTGAATTAAAGATAAACTAGAGCCAGTTAgaataatatcatcaacataaaccaaTAAATAAAGAACAGCGGAAGTAGATGTGTAAATAAAGAGTGAGCAG
This genomic window from Tripterygium wilfordii isolate XIE 37 chromosome 9, ASM1340144v1, whole genome shotgun sequence contains:
- the LOC120006453 gene encoding SKP1-like protein 1B; this translates as MASSKKITLISSDGERFEVEEAVALKSQTVKHMIEDECGDNGIPTPNVTSTILAKVIEYCKKHVDSSSSEDEGLKNWDAEFAKVDLATLIDLIWAANYLNIKGLLDLTCQTVANMMKERSPEEMRKIFHIKNDYTPEEEEEVRREISWAFSD
- the LOC120005492 gene encoding polyadenylation and cleavage factor homolog 4-like isoform X1 — translated: MESGKILVSRENPRNFSFPNTGATSAMPIEVPLKPTQSTPILDRFRALHKQRGNDALFSSQDDGVPPPSMEEIVQLYELVLGELTFNSKPIITDLTIIAGEQREHGEGIADAICARIIEAPVDQKLPSLYLLDSIVKNIGREYVRYFSSHLPEVFCEAYRQVHPNLHPSMRHLFGTWSKVFPPSVLRKIETQLQFSSSVNNQSSGLTPLRSFESPRPTHGIHVNPKYLRQLDHSAADTSSIQRARGASLTLNMYNQKPSIGDDECDSDHAGHITTQVGAQRLKSTGSLGLTDVNKMRLSSTSRLSRPLSPSRIGADVPLSLEADEYSVDNSPRRFIEVASPSNRAAINYGFGKGIGGDEETNEWQRRHYTDGGRYPAGASFRYSLSNGKDHPGPRALIDAYGTDRGKGTSNSLEAEGDKVGSRSWQHTEEEEFDWEDMSPTLTGRGRSNDFLRSSVPTLGGVGARPGFGKLGASAAPLESRIRNDRSGQLQQRILHGSSNVTEDAVPNSARGLPDKINRFPSEPNRVSGARYSQEAWNFPHHFSQSSHHLNAKGRVPDADTQHVRPSVVASGMGSSHHDSLTVGSQSVVPSSTGAWPPVNVHNFHPPRSPTIPPMQTHIDYTNSGNTVMNQGLNKSLFRPEQQYNGFGSKGMSSTKPPSLIDQHASMNLQNQAQEGAPLQPQFIASREARENFPSVSPSAPRFSSAPPLYRGYNLQGHNAAISMVPTNPIPTVQLPLVAHNIPNSSFYPQWRGVPPLPSRPPPSSQMITNLQVTGSIASNQLPGSAYSGLISTLMAQGLISLTGQNPVQEPVGLEFNADLLKVRYESAINALYGDLPRQCTTCGLRFRCQEQHSSHMDWHVTKNRNSKNRKQKPSRKWFVSTSMWLSGAEALGTEAVPGFLPTQTVEEKKDDEELAVPADEDHNLCALCGEPFEEFYSDETEEWMYKGAVYLNAPNGSTSSVDGSQAGPIVHAKCRPDSSIVPPEDFGHDDGGNNEEGSQRKRMRS
- the LOC120005492 gene encoding polyadenylation and cleavage factor homolog 4-like isoform X2 encodes the protein MRHLFGTWSKVFPPSVLRKIETQLQFSSSVNNQSSGLTPLRSFESPRPTHGIHVNPKYLRQLDHSAADTSSIQRARGASLTLNMYNQKPSIGDDECDSDHAGHITTQVGAQRLKSTGSLGLTDVNKMRLSSTSRLSRPLSPSRIGADVPLSLEADEYSVDNSPRRFIEVASPSNRAAINYGFGKGIGGDEETNEWQRRHYTDGGRYPAGASFRYSLSNGKDHPGPRALIDAYGTDRGKGTSNSLEAEGDKVGSRSWQHTEEEEFDWEDMSPTLTGRGRSNDFLRSSVPTLGGVGARPGFGKLGASAAPLESRIRNDRSGQLQQRILHGSSNVTEDAVPNSARGLPDKINRFPSEPNRVSGARYSQEAWNFPHHFSQSSHHLNAKGRVPDADTQHVRPSVVASGMGSSHHDSLTVGSQSVVPSSTGAWPPVNVHNFHPPRSPTIPPMQTHIDYTNSGNTVMNQGLNKSLFRPEQQYNGFGSKGMSSTKPPSLIDQHASMNLQNQAQEGAPLQPQFIASREARENFPSVSPSAPRFSSAPPLYRGYNLQGHNAAISMVPTNPIPTVQLPLVAHNIPNSSFYPQWRGVPPLPSRPPPSSQMITNLQVTGSIASNQLPGSAYSGLISTLMAQGLISLTGQNPVQEPVGLEFNADLLKVRYESAINALYGDLPRQCTTCGLRFRCQEQHSSHMDWHVTKNRNSKNRKQKPSRKWFVSTSMWLSGAEALGTEAVPGFLPTQTVEEKKDDEELAVPADEDHNLCALCGEPFEEFYSDETEEWMYKGAVYLNAPNGSTSSVDGSQAGPIVHAKCRPDSSIVPPEDFGHDDGGNNEEGSQRKRMRS